The genomic DNA ATTTCCGCATGAAATTTTAAATCCATTTATTTATTATCTTTCCATCGATAAACGTGCCATCAAGATCCAGtgctccttttctcttcttcatcccCAAGACGTTCCAGGTCGCACAACACTAAACTGTCAAATAGAAACGCCTATTGACTTGTTGACCCCACTAAGGTTAGGTAGTTCATTGGTTGTTAACAGGATACAGGGAAAGGTTAACCATACTGCATCCGTGAGTGTTTCCGCCCTCCAAAACCCCTCGCTCCGAGTCTCACTGGTTTCGTCTCGTTAGGGTTTTCGTCCATGGATTCTGATTCTGGAGTGGCAGCGGAGGAGATCAAGAACGCGGTCGGCGGATCTGGTGCCGGCGACGCTGAGCGAGAAGTCGACGAGCAGAAGGGCGAGGATGGCTCGCCGGGTGGGGCCGGAGGTGACGAAGAGGACAAGAAGGTAGAGGAAGAAGGTGGCGATGGGGCGGCCGAGGTGGCGAAGGGGGGTAAGCGGAaacgagggagaggaagaattgCGCGGGAGAAGAGCGGGGAGGGGGAGGAGGAAGGGACGGCGAAGAGAAAGCGTCGGTCGGTTGCGAAGGAAGCGGCCACGCCGGTGGAGAGGCCGTCGAGGGAACGTAAAAGGGTCGAAAGGTTCGCTGCGATGTCTCCGCGCAAAACCTCGGTGCCGAAGACACCGTCGTTCGAGCAGGTTAGCCGAAGTTCCTTGCTTGAACGAAAACCTCCCAGTGATTTTCCTCTGTTCAATTTGACCGATTTCTTGTAGCTGTTCTTGATATCGTTATATTTTCTGTGGATTTTAGGGCTCTGGCCAGAAGCTGAAAGACATACCAAATGGTACTACCTTTCCCAACTCGTTCTACACTTTGTTCTCACCCTTTAGTCGCTTTATGTATTGGAATTAAGTTGATCTTTAAGTGCCTTCTTGGATCATTTGCAACATAGATCGGAAAGTCgcctttttgctattttttttactAGTGAAACATTTTGTTTTCAATTGCTTGAATGTATGATTTCGTGAAAATAGCAATGAAGGTAAGGGACAGCTCTTTCAAGTTTGGGAACAAAACATCAACAAAAATGTGGGAGAAAAACTCACCCCTGAATTATCAATATTAACTATTGTCAATAAGTAGAGAGCAAAGTAGTTACTTCTCATTAAATGATAGAAAAAACATGAGTGTCTGTGTGTTTCTCTCTGAATTTTTTATATGACATAGGGAAAGTAACGTTTTTGTAAGTTTATTACAAGACTTAGACAATTAATCTGAGTGTTGAGCAAATCAAGAATTAACATATACCTAGAGCCGAGTTAGTCAGTAGCTTTACCCTTTATTCCTCAAGTACAGTGGAGTTCATAGTGTTTGGGTGGTTGGTAACTGTGTGCAAATATTGATTGattaatgataaaatttatttaaatatctatttaaataaaacaaaaaaacaagacttggtaaaagataaaacaagataaaatttatttaaatatagatgatgatataataggagatagagctcaatggcgtaaaagaattcatacagctgaccccacctagtgggaaaatgcttggttgttgttgttgtaatgaTATCTGTATGGTTAAAGTGATATTTTTATTTGGTGACTGGGAGACAAACTATAATTGGGAGTTGGGACTAATATGTTTTCTTGTTGTGGTAGGAGGTAAATGATGTAAAATGTTTGGCAACTAAGTGGCAACATGTACACAGAGTTAATATAGTAGATATGAACTTGTTGGGACGGATATGTCTAGTAGATTAAAATTCCTTGATCAATGGTGGTTAATATAATCAAAATTAATGATAGTAGTAGATTGAGTTTAATAACAACAAACGAACTACATGCTGATTGTATCCCATCATACAATTTTTTTTGTACTGATAATATCTAGATGTTTTATGTGACGTACATGTAAATTCAAAACAACAACCCATGTTAATCCCAACTATTTGGGCTTTACATGAATATTATTCCTTATCGATCTCTATGAAAGACCAAATTCCTAAATGCTAATATTTATAATATTCATTCTCCTGAATCACTTTGAAGTTCTAATTATGTTAGGTGTTCTTATTCCTCATAGTACTGTTTGAACATGGTCATGTTATCTTAACTTAATTTCTCTTCTTATATGATCTATTGGAGATTTGGAGTTGCACCTTGTTGCTCTCagattctagagattttttaaatattctttctgGTGAACTTACATGTGtatcttaacattctcatctttgCTCCTCAATTGTTTTTCTACGCTCCTTACTATTGTCATATCTTCTGACAATAAAGAATGATAGTTACCATTTTTCTTGTAGCCTTAGGGGCACATTATAATCGAACACGAGACTTCATATTCTTTTTTCATTTCAATCATCCAATCATATCTTCAGAAATGTCTTTTTTCTGGATAATAGATCTAagattaaggtttaaaatttcaaccCATGTCGAGGTTTTGGTCCCATACGAGAATGATATGGTTTTAGTTTCGTATCATCCTGTGTCGATATGGTTTTggtatgttttatttatatatagtaattataaaataaatatgtgtatggtgtatataaaaataagttgtatattgattttgtacaagtttttaattattgaacaatttaatattattagaaaaaataattaaatatagtttttttaaagaaaaactatttataataataagtacataaattaatacaaagatattactttatatataataattatataaattaactatttattcatttgattaattattaattaaataatatttattttaaatagtaaaaaatatcaagtaaaaaaattacaaaataataaaaaaaattatcagaatataaatctaatttattagtttttttaaaaaaattagaatttttaaaaaattttaaatgaaatttaaaataatacaaaataataaaaaaatatattagaatataaatcagaattattatattttttaaattttttaaatgaaatttaaaacattaaaaaacaattttccagaatattaattaataaaatttattaaatttaaattgtttaaattaattaaacagaaaattaaatttcgattGGGAAAAGAAATGCCGTGGGGTGTCGTGGCGGATCGCTAGGGGGTGTCCGGTGGTGCTAGAAGAGTCTCGCGATGACTCTTATGACGCATTCAAGATGGAGATGCCTCTAGTGCTAGTTTCGTCCACTCGGCAGAATGGTAAAAACCGTCCGCACGGAATGACATTTCATTTGCTGTCCAAGATATCTAACATTATTTGCAGTTCTTGTCCATCCATCTTAACAATTGCCTATTTCCTAGATAAAAGCTCTACGGACGATAAAATCCTGGGACTGCATTAAATTTGATGCATTAGTTTTTGGATCTTTTTGGATCTAGCTCATGGAAATAAAGTTTTATACAGGGTCATCTTTAATCTAATGAAGAAGAAAATTCTTTTGTGAGATGACATAAGTAGATGTTTATTAAAGCTTATTTGTAATAGAGAGTCGGACTCATTTTGTTTTCTTTAGCTCTTTTTTTTTGCAAACTATTCTTACTTTTTTAATGACATTGCTACATGCTTTAGTTTCATTCAAGCTGTCTAAACGAAAAGCGGATGAGAATCTTCGAGCTCTTCACTCCCTTCTCTTTGGAAGGAAATCGACTGTAAGATTCTGCAATCACTGTGcttttatacatatgattattatttcATTCCTGGAATAATTTAAATATCATTCAGGTACATTATCTTAAGAGAAATATCTTGCAGTTCTCTGGATACGTTTGGAGTCAAAATGAGGTAATTATTCTAGTCTTTCCATTTTTTATCATGTTGTAGGAAAAACAGAGAATAAGGGTGAAAGAAAAACTTGACAAGTATAATAAGGAAAGATTGCTTGATTTCTGTGATCTACTTGATATTCATGCAGTAAAGACCACTACCAAAAAGGTACACAGTACAattgtgttttattttttattttacatcAATCAGTAACCATATATGATGAGTTTCCCAGAAAATTCACCTTTAGTTCATGTTTTTCAGGAAGAAATTGTATCAAATTTAATGGAATTTTTGGAGTCGCCTTGTATTACTAGAGATGTAATACTAACAGAAAAGGTTAAGGATTTGTAATTTTGATCTAATGTTCCTTTGGACTTCTATATTTAGTTCTTTAAGAGATCTAGCATCCATAATACATTGTTGTTACTACTAGAAAGGGAAGAGGGGGAGGCAGTCAAAAGGAACGTCTGGAGAAATACCTTCAGAAAAAAGTACTAAGGTCTGTTTTTTAAGTATTATGTATTTCTTACAAATATGAGCAATTGGTTATTGGCTTGGTTAAGGAGAAATTTATTTTTGGATTTAGTTTGCATATGATATTTGTCTTGGCACTCAACACAGGCAAGACTAGCAGTACTCTTTTTTCATTCTAAGTACTTAACATGTCTGGAAATTGATTAGTCAAGGTGTTTTTGTGATACTTGTAGTTTTTTATTCTTCTCTCTTTCATCGATGTACAAATGTGCTAAACTTTTCTCAAACATATAGTATTTGCCTTCTTTGTTCGTTCAGTAGTGAAGAATTTGGTTCCATTCTAATCCTTTAATTGTTCAGATAACATGTAAAATAGTTGTAAATAACATGTCCTGTTTTGGTATTCAGAAAGTAGTCTGTTGTCATTCATTGATCAGAATTTGATTAGATCAAGTAGTTTATAGAACCTGATGTATCCTCTTTCATGTCGGCTAAATATTGATTTCAGCTTGTTCTTTTAAGTAAAGGGTATTGTATATTAAACAAACAATAAAATTTTGCACATATTTTtggttataattaaaattataaatattgtcAAAATAGCCTAATGGACTACTTTAGGGCATAAGAAACTGTTATTATCGCTTGTAACGTGTGTGACTGCTTACCATTGCCAAGAGTGTAACAAAATATTTGCAATCCTCGAAAATGTTTTGAAGAAACCAAGCAAGAACTTGCTTTTTTTCTGGAAATTATTGATGGTTGTTTAGCAATCAATAAACACACTGATGCTATTCCATCGATCGTGTGGGCCTTTCAGGACCTTGCATAAACCTTGTCCTATAATGGGTGCTTTGGATTTCTGGAAAAGTAACCTTTAGCAGTTTGAATTCTAtcgaaatgaaaataaaatagacTGTATCAGCCTGATTACAATCTTTAGAAAGTGTTCCAGCACAGTAGAAGGATTGTCTGCAAGTTTTGACCATCTGATTTTTTTTCTGTTATTACTTGGAGGGTCATTAAATTTTAAAAGCAATAATAATGGTCAAAATAATAGCACATTTGAAATCTTTGTCCAATTGGATAGTAAGATCAAGTGATCAATTCCTGGCCATAATTACTTTGGATAGTTAGATTAAATCCTTCAATGTGTATGATCAACCATTTTCATTTTGATCTGGTTGATTATCCAAGTTTCATGTTTTGATGAATAATTTCTCTTCTGTATGTTTAAGACAGTCAACCTGATGGGTTCCTCTTTTTGTACAGAAACTAAGAACGAGTAACCAACAATCCACTGCAGATGAGAATGGTGACAATGAAGAGAACGTTGCTGGTGATGCAAAGGATGAGATGCATGACGGCGAAGATGATGGGGAGTCTCAAGAAGAGAGTGATCATGGTAAgagtgaagaagaggaagaacaagATGAGCGTGCTCCAACCAATAAAAGTTCTGTTGCTAAGCGAACAAAGAAGAACATTGCACCATCTGAAGAGAAGAGCAAAGTTACTCCTGTCAAACAGATGGCTTCCGGTAAACGTTCTTCAGAAGATGATTTAGATGTATCTAGTGAAGATGATCCAAGTTCACCCCCAGAAAGCAAAAAAGATTCCAATAGGGAGATGAATGAACCAGAAAGGAAGGTCTCAGCAAAAGAAAAAAG from Zingiber officinale cultivar Zhangliang chromosome 4A, Zo_v1.1, whole genome shotgun sequence includes the following:
- the LOC121971402 gene encoding protein DEK-like, translated to MDSDSGVAAEEIKNAVGGSGAGDAEREVDEQKGEDGSPGGAGGDEEDKKVEEEGGDGAAEVAKGGKRKRGRGRIAREKSGEGEEEGTAKRKRRSVAKEAATPVERPSRERKRVERFAAMSPRKTSVPKTPSFEQGSGQKLKDIPNVSFKLSKRKADENLRALHSLLFGRKSTVHYLKRNILQFSGYVWSQNEEKQRIRVKEKLDKYNKERLLDFCDLLDIHAVKTTTKKEEIVSNLMEFLESPCITRDVILTEKKGKRGRQSKGTSGEIPSEKSTKKLRTSNQQSTADENGDNEENVAGDAKDEMHDGEDDGESQEESDHGKSEEEEEQDERAPTNKSSVAKRTKKNIAPSEEKSKVTPVKQMASGKRSSEDDLDVSSEDDPSSPPESKKDSNREMNEPERKVSAKEKRSRRNKSARGTKSTSTSSAKKSDSLDDSESEPPPDSKSKKVGRKGRTKEKTPSKKEATGKTKISKSESKETANKKRGKSKLSEAKKNEPSTEELHSVVSKILKEVDFNTATLADILRQLGAHFNTNLMDRNAEVKRIIEDVINNMTDEEDEEGAEDDAENDDDADDAKEDSDRDDQK